The genomic segment TCACCGAGACTCCCTCAGGAGTTGTCTTCCACAACGCCCACGGAGGATTCAACCTCAGTGGCAGATCGGCCTATCGATTCGCCTCCCTCATCGTTCCCCATCTCAATGGGGCGAGCCGGGTCGAGGACATCTGCAACGGTCTGGGCGACAAGCAGCGGGCCATGGTGGCCGAGCTGGTGGGAGCGCTGTACGGCCGGGGCCTCGCCCGCGACGTGGCGCCCGGCAGCGACGGCCTGGACGAACTGCCCGCGGACGTCACTCGGCGGTTCGCGCCGCAGATCGCGTACATCGACCACTACACGGGCGAGGCGGGCGGCAGGTTCCGGCGGTTCCGTGAGACGCGGGTGGCCGTGCTCGGCCAGGACGACGTCGCGCGCTGGTGCGCGCTGAGCCTGGTGCGCAACGGCGTCGCGACCGTCGCGGTGCAGGCGGCCTCCGGTGCCGACGACCCCTTCGCCGGGACGATGGCGGAGGCCGCGGCGCTCGCCGCGGACGGCTGCCCGGTGGACGTCGTCCGGCTCGACGGGCCGGCGGCGCCCGGCTGGGAGGGCCTGGCCGGGTACGACATCGTGGTGGCGAGCGCCGGACCGCACACCCTGACCGGTCTGCTGGAAGCGGGGATCCCGGACGGCACCCGGCTGCTCCCCGCGTGGATGTTCGGCAGCCAGGCCGTCGTCGGCCCCGTCATGGCGGCCGGTTCGGCCGGCTGCTGGGCCTGCGCCGCCCTGCGACTGGGAGCCAACGGGCAGCCCGGCGCCGCGGCCGACGTGTGGAGCGCCGCCTGCCTCGGCCGGGACGGAGAGTCCTCCGGACGCCAGGTGTCCGGTCCTTCGGCGGCGATGCTCGGGAACCTGCTGGGATACGAGGTGTTCCGGCTGACGACCGGCGCCCTGGCCGCCGAGACCGAAGGCCGGCTGGTCCTCCAGGACCTGGACTCGCTCGACGTCGCGACCGAGCCGCTGCTGCCGCACCCGGCCTGCCCGTACTGCCGGACCTCCTCCGACGAGCCGGCCGCTCCGGCGGAACCGACCGCGGAGCTCACGGAACCAGGACTGATGGCAGACCTGGCGGCCGGCCTCATGGCGGACGGACCCCGGTCCGACGGGGATGTCGCGCCGGAGGAGGACGCGGACGGCGTACTGGCGGAACTCGACGCCCGCGCGGGCCTGGTGCACCCCCACGCGGGAGTGTTCGGCGGCTACGCCGACGACAGCTGGGAGCAGACGCCGCTCAAGGTCGGCACCGTCCGCATCGGCGTCGGCCATGCCGGGCACCGGGAGATCTCGGCCTTCGACGTCCACCATGTCGCCGGGGCGCGGCTGCGGGCGCTGCACCGGGCCGCCGAGGTGTACACCGAGCACGTGGTCCCGCAGGCGCACACCCTGGACGGGGCCGCGCTGGAGGCCGCCAACGAGAAGTGGTCGCTGGTCGCCCCGGCCTCGCTCGACACCGCCGCCGGGACCGGCGCCGCCGCCGACCAGGTGCGCACCTGGGTACGGGCGAGCTCGCTCACCGATGCGCGGACCGCCCTCGTACCGGCCGGCGCCGTACGCACCTTCGGCCGGTACAACCAGGACCGGATCTTCGTGCCGACGTCCGCGGGATCCGGGTCAGGACCGTCCGCGGCGGTGGCCGCGGCCCGCGGGCTGCTGTCCGCGCTGGCCTTCCACGCGCTGACGCAGGCGCTGCGCGCACGGACCCCGGTGACCCTGGTACCGGCCGGCACAGCGGACGACGATCGCGAACTGGTCTTCCTCCGGCGCTCGGCCGCGAACCTGGGCCTGGACGCGGAACTGCTCGCGCTCGGTCCCGTCGACGGAACAGCCGCGGTGCTGCTCGCCCGCGCCGCTGATCCGAGTACCGGACGTACCTGGTGGGCGGCCGCCGGAGGCGGTACCCGGCGGCAGGCCGCCGTGGACGCGCTGCGCGATCTGCTCGGCCAGGTGCAGCTCGCCCGGCGGTCCGGTGACGCGACGCCCGCCGACACCGGCGATCCGCTGCTGGGCGATCTCGACGCCGGGACACTCGGCGTCACCGGGGAGGGCTCCCTGACGGAGGCCGGACCGGCGGCCGACGGCGTCACGCTCTCCGCGGGGCTGCGCGCCCGCGGTCTCACCGCACTCGCGGTACCCACCGGATCCGCCGATCTGCGGACCGGCGGAATCCATGTGGTCCGGATCCTCCTGGTGCACGGGGCGATAGATGCGCTCTGAACCGCCGGTCCGGGCGGCCGAATCCGTCCCGCCGGACCCGCCCCAGGAGGTGGGCCCCGGGGCTCCGGCCGGTACCGGCGGCCACGCCCTGGAGGGGCCGCTGGCGCGCAGCCTGCGCGGCCATCCGGGCCTGGACGGGCACGTCCGGGTCATCGCACTCGGCGTCCGTGACGAACTC from the Streptomyces sp. RKAG293 genome contains:
- a CDS encoding TOMM precursor leader peptide-binding protein; translated protein: MTASYEEVADTRPRIRRDVLFTETPSGVVFHNAHGGFNLSGRSAYRFASLIVPHLNGASRVEDICNGLGDKQRAMVAELVGALYGRGLARDVAPGSDGLDELPADVTRRFAPQIAYIDHYTGEAGGRFRRFRETRVAVLGQDDVARWCALSLVRNGVATVAVQAASGADDPFAGTMAEAAALAADGCPVDVVRLDGPAAPGWEGLAGYDIVVASAGPHTLTGLLEAGIPDGTRLLPAWMFGSQAVVGPVMAAGSAGCWACAALRLGANGQPGAAADVWSAACLGRDGESSGRQVSGPSAAMLGNLLGYEVFRLTTGALAAETEGRLVLQDLDSLDVATEPLLPHPACPYCRTSSDEPAAPAEPTAELTEPGLMADLAAGLMADGPRSDGDVAPEEDADGVLAELDARAGLVHPHAGVFGGYADDSWEQTPLKVGTVRIGVGHAGHREISAFDVHHVAGARLRALHRAAEVYTEHVVPQAHTLDGAALEAANEKWSLVAPASLDTAAGTGAAADQVRTWVRASSLTDARTALVPAGAVRTFGRYNQDRIFVPTSAGSGSGPSAAVAAARGLLSALAFHALTQALRARTPVTLVPAGTADDDRELVFLRRSAANLGLDAELLALGPVDGTAAVLLARAADPSTGRTWWAAAGGGTRRQAAVDALRDLLGQVQLARRSGDATPADTGDPLLGDLDAGTLGVTGEGSLTEAGPAADGVTLSAGLRARGLTALAVPTGSADLRTGGIHVVRILLVHGAIDAL